In Lacinutrix sp. Bg11-31, the DNA window TTCAATTAGAAACAGATTTTAAATCATCAAGATCACTTCAGTATATAAAAGAAGTGAAAATTAATCATCTTTATTCTAGTTTACATACTAATGTTTTAAAAAGTGCTATTGTTATGTTTTTGGCAGAAGTACTCTCGAGCTCGCTTCAAGAAGAGGAACAAAACGACACTTTGTATAATTATCTTGAAGCGACTTTACAATGGTTAGATGTACATGATAATTTTGCCAATTTTCATTTGTTATTTCTTTTAAATCTAACAAAACATTTAGGGTTTTATCCAGATGTTTCTAAAATTGATGCACCATATTTTAATTTAGAAGCAGGGAAGTTTCAAGATGAAAGTGAAAGTAAATATTCTATTTCAAATGAAAAT includes these proteins:
- the recO gene encoding DNA repair protein RecO gives rise to the protein MLLTTNAIVLSKLKYRDNDLIVKCYTQKEGIVSYLLKGVLKTKKGSKVAYYQLLTQLQLETDFKSSRSLQYIKEVKINHLYSSLHTNVLKSAIVMFLAEVLSSSLQEEEQNDTLYNYLEATLQWLDVHDNFANFHLLFLLNLTKHLGFYPDVSKIDAPYFNLEAGKFQDESESKYSISNENLTLLKQLLGTTFDALELVKINSKQRQTFLSLILMYFELHLGNFKKPKSLQIFNEVFS